Proteins encoded in a region of the Methanomassiliicoccales archaeon genome:
- a CDS encoding DNRLRE domain-containing protein produces the protein MICDAIIISLFCSGIVLKPASGVSYSEIKIWAEWDDTYIFELQKGQHYEMEDYLKVGNYTEFEFPGRYCSLIHFDISVLPADSEILFASLNLYKLDGIDDVKLYLISEFWEGATTTWQNQPDLYLSEPYTPLIWDIGHLTGAIGKNITSWVRAWFNEQASMNGIYIEPYPYNIVRESGTRFYSYQGASVTDGNYTPYIYVRYRSSSPIQQPPPPQPPPWRDDVTPPQVSIEVIPSEDIRPTDTVSVTVSAIDDICLYRVQLFIQGVMEEEMLVPYEETNITNLGITYESEFSYGEVYLMAVAMDKRTNTQATQKNIYIGSRTPPTLQLYVNLERVFPNDDSQIEITVIADDPEGIVSITVGAGAGYYSPELYPEYGEILEFTDPFPTHVAQKIIVRNLNIPWPSGTPLPDAVNTKLIRCMASTVDVEHLSSDVVTEEIQVIRPYQWDYGIPYHNPGNERLGWERMVDVFGRGELRGPGDQDWWWTILAQLWKKVFELMCEPGECFGMSSLSIWHYDHRVPIPDNLTAHTGDQHWPYRPGYIDNEYQNLSNYARRFIQAHQGSQISQELLSLYAAQIKKQLQSGNLRSFVNNELRQLVRDVKYGTPGILCVAEYRGLDEGIMECIGAHAVVPWYVEEHPGWWKIYVYDSNRPYASVILATDYYNYSNYPYIILDENGFSWIHEGGELWNDFIWYVPYSVTNLTDYDLIDGWLVAGTILTSIFVGAVAITLTHLLPIPLPIPMQANPYGGIQGMILPSDRVIDLVVNDTGQAEYTFIMNAGRSVYGISNKSIGHDRGDNIRIDVGSNQYGLGLRLKSGVQDEDFSMGIGHRLDLVEREYILENISMQMEGDIEILATENCMGLCIRNYGNSEISCKVILRSSESETVGEEELTIAPGEEIIVTGDWTSLGDGLSITRGKITTGEFPTVLIFIGAVIAVTAVALLIFIRRRK, from the coding sequence TTGATTTGCGATGCCATTATCATAAGCCTTTTTTGTTCCGGTATTGTTCTGAAACCTGCAAGTGGTGTTTCATATAGCGAAATAAAAATCTGGGCAGAATGGGACGACACTTATATTTTCGAGCTCCAAAAGGGTCAACATTACGAAATGGAAGATTATCTGAAAGTAGGGAATTACACCGAGTTTGAGTTTCCAGGCAGGTACTGCTCTCTTATTCATTTTGATATCAGTGTATTACCAGCTGATTCCGAAATTCTATTTGCAAGTCTAAATCTATACAAACTTGATGGAATCGATGATGTAAAATTGTATTTGATTTCAGAATTCTGGGAGGGTGCGACGACAACATGGCAAAATCAACCTGACCTATATCTATCTGAACCATATACCCCACTGATTTGGGATATTGGTCATCTTACCGGGGCAATCGGCAAAAACATAACTTCATGGGTTAGGGCCTGGTTTAATGAACAGGCTTCGATGAATGGTATTTACATCGAACCTTATCCATACAATATTGTGAGAGAAAGTGGCACTAGATTCTATAGTTATCAGGGAGCTTCCGTTACTGACGGCAATTATACACCGTATATTTACGTAAGATATAGATCCTCATCTCCTATACAGCAGCCTCCGCCTCCTCAACCTCCTCCTTGGAGAGATGATGTGACTCCCCCGCAGGTGTCGATTGAGGTGATTCCATCCGAGGATATCAGACCCACAGATACAGTCTCAGTAACAGTTTCTGCAATTGACGACATATGTCTGTACAGAGTTCAGTTGTTCATCCAAGGGGTAATGGAGGAAGAAATGCTGGTACCATATGAGGAGACCAATATCACCAACTTAGGAATTACATACGAGTCTGAGTTTTCGTATGGAGAAGTTTATTTAATGGCCGTTGCGATGGATAAAAGGACAAATACGCAGGCGACACAAAAGAACATATATATAGGCAGTCGAACACCACCGACCCTGCAGTTGTATGTTAATCTGGAGAGAGTATTTCCCAATGATGATTCTCAAATAGAGATTACAGTCATAGCGGACGATCCGGAGGGAATAGTATCAATCACTGTAGGCGCTGGTGCAGGTTATTATTCACCAGAACTTTATCCAGAATATGGTGAAATTCTTGAATTCACGGATCCTTTTCCTACTCACGTTGCTCAGAAAATAATCGTAAGGAATTTGAATATCCCCTGGCCATCTGGAACACCGCTACCCGATGCAGTTAACACAAAGCTTATAAGATGCATGGCTTCCACAGTCGATGTGGAGCACTTGTCCAGCGATGTCGTAACTGAGGAAATTCAAGTGATCAGGCCTTACCAATGGGACTACGGTATCCCCTACCACAATCCTGGAAATGAGCGGCTTGGATGGGAAAGAATGGTTGATGTTTTTGGCAGGGGAGAATTGAGGGGGCCCGGTGATCAAGATTGGTGGTGGACGATTCTTGCGCAACTCTGGAAGAAGGTCTTCGAACTCATGTGTGAACCTGGCGAGTGCTTTGGCATGTCTTCACTCAGCATATGGCATTATGATCATCGGGTTCCAATACCAGACAATCTGACAGCACACACTGGTGATCAGCACTGGCCATATCGACCTGGTTACATCGACAACGAATATCAAAATTTGAGCAATTATGCGAGGAGATTTATTCAGGCACATCAGGGATCTCAAATTTCTCAGGAACTTCTAAGTCTTTATGCAGCTCAAATAAAAAAACAACTTCAGTCAGGAAACTTGCGTAGCTTCGTCAACAATGAACTGAGACAACTCGTTCGAGATGTTAAATACGGAACACCAGGGATACTATGCGTGGCAGAATATCGAGGGTTAGATGAGGGGATTATGGAATGCATAGGGGCTCATGCGGTTGTGCCCTGGTATGTAGAAGAGCATCCAGGCTGGTGGAAAATATACGTCTATGACTCCAATAGGCCGTATGCCTCGGTCATTTTGGCAACAGATTACTATAATTATTCAAATTATCCTTATATTATCCTTGACGAAAATGGATTTTCATGGATCCACGAAGGTGGAGAGCTTTGGAATGATTTTATCTGGTATGTGCCATACTCCGTGACAAATCTTACGGATTATGATCTCATCGATGGTTGGCTTGTTGCGGGCACGATTTTGACAAGTATCTTTGTCGGAGCGGTGGCAATCACTTTGACACATTTGTTACCAATACCCTTACCTATTCCAATGCAGGCTAATCCATATGGCGGGATTCAAGGAATGATTCTGCCCTCAGATAGGGTTATTGACCTAGTTGTTAATGATACAGGTCAGGCTGAATACACGTTTATAATGAATGCGGGTCGTTCTGTATATGGCATTTCCAACAAATCAATAGGACATGACAGAGGAGACAATATCAGAATCGATGTTGGCAGCAATCAGTACGGTTTGGGACTTAGGCTTAAGAGCGGGGTTCAGGACGAGGATTTTTCAATGGGTATTGGTCATCGTCTCGATCTTGTAGAAAGAGAATACATTCTTGAGAATATATCTATGCAAATGGAGGGGGATATTGAGATACTGGCCACGGAAAATTGCATGGGACTGTGTATCAGAAACTATGGAAATTCAGAGATATCTTGTAAGGTTATTCTCCGTAGCAGCGAATCAGAAACGGTTGGTGAGGAGGAATTGACGATTGCTCCCGGCGAGGAGATCATTGTCACAGGCGATTGGACATCGCTTGGCGATGGACTTTCCATTACGAGAGGAAAAATTACAACGGGAGAATTCCCCACCGTTTTAATCTTCATTGGGGCGGTCATTGCTGTAACGGCAGTAGCTCTATTAATCTTCATAAGGAGGCGCAAATGA